Proteins from a single region of Gemmatirosa kalamazoonensis:
- a CDS encoding SusC/RagA family TonB-linked outer membrane protein — protein MIFSPRSLWRVLQILAPAVLLLAAREGRAQVTVRGTVVVGQTGEPVPNANVAVAGTRVGTQTNDQGEFTLRVPGPNDTLVVTRLGYAPSRLPLRGQTLVTVRLERTAVVLSEIVTVGYGTQKRSDITGSVTSINQERLENKPNVNVAQALEGALPGVNVTTSGAGAEQTIDIQIRGRNSISASTAPLVVVDGIPYNGSLSELNPNDIQSIEILKDASSTAIYGARGSNGVILVTSKRGTEGKPTVSYSGYVGSANYTNVPRLMNAQEFADFKCVRINAGANCSTALTATEQKNLAAGVNTNWLDVAMRTGKTQQHDVSVRGGSTDTKYFLGGSYLGVDGIGLGDRIDRLTVRANLDQKLWSWLNIGTNTQVSDMDRGGRAATFESAFFANPLLTPYDANGNIAVVPWPEDPVTTNPLDALNAVDDDVNKRLFSSNYLRLTVPRVKGLTFTMNGGLDVATREQATYWGLNTNTGRSVNGQSSVANTDRTDWTWENILRYQRGFGKHNLDFTGLLSRQGSDLEVNGVNGTGYPNDVLNFRSTVPLLATPVASVTQYNLVSQMGRLNYGFDERYLATFTVRRDGYSGFGANNKYGVFPSAALAWNAANEKFFPWKHAVNTLKVRLTYGQNGNQAIRPYQTLAQLDDRSYLNGDTPAAGYIPVSLGNPNLKWETTTSGNLGVDLGLWNDRVHATLDAYRANTRDLLLRRTISSVHGITSITQNIGKTANKGIELQLSTINVDRNGTRGGFRWQSDFNISANRNRIVDLYGDATDDLANGWFIGQPIDVNYSYKFAGIWQVADSALAASFGAKPGWVRIQDTNGDGKIDPTDRTLIGSLQPDYIAGLQNSFRYRGFTLSAYVYTVQGVTRSNILLGTNQVFSDVRRNTVFRQYWTRANPIDTYPENSNVSNPLSVPFYEDASFVRLRDLSLSYDLPRTFASRLGASSARVYVNGRNLKTWTKWTGLDPELSNQRAIPLERTVTGGINVTF, from the coding sequence ATGATCTTCTCCCCACGCAGTCTCTGGCGGGTCCTGCAAATCCTCGCGCCCGCCGTTCTCCTGCTCGCCGCGCGCGAGGGCCGAGCGCAGGTCACGGTGCGCGGCACCGTCGTCGTCGGCCAGACGGGCGAGCCGGTGCCTAACGCGAACGTCGCCGTCGCCGGCACGCGCGTCGGCACGCAGACGAACGACCAGGGCGAGTTCACGCTCCGCGTCCCCGGCCCGAACGACACGCTCGTCGTCACGCGGCTCGGCTACGCGCCGAGCCGGCTGCCGCTACGCGGCCAGACGCTCGTCACCGTGCGCCTCGAGCGCACCGCGGTGGTGCTGAGCGAGATCGTCACCGTCGGCTACGGCACGCAGAAGCGGAGCGACATCACGGGCTCCGTGACGTCGATCAACCAGGAGCGCCTCGAGAACAAGCCGAACGTCAACGTCGCGCAGGCGCTCGAGGGCGCGCTCCCCGGCGTGAACGTGACGACGAGCGGCGCCGGCGCCGAGCAGACCATCGACATCCAGATCCGCGGCCGCAACTCGATCTCGGCGAGCACCGCGCCGCTCGTCGTCGTCGACGGTATCCCGTACAACGGGTCGCTCTCCGAGCTGAACCCGAACGACATCCAGTCGATCGAGATCCTCAAGGACGCGTCGAGCACCGCGATCTACGGGGCGCGCGGCTCGAACGGCGTCATCCTCGTGACGTCGAAGCGCGGCACGGAAGGCAAGCCGACGGTGTCGTACTCCGGCTACGTGGGCTCGGCGAACTACACGAACGTGCCGCGGCTCATGAACGCGCAGGAGTTCGCCGACTTCAAGTGCGTGCGCATCAACGCCGGCGCGAACTGCAGCACCGCGCTCACCGCGACCGAGCAGAAGAACCTCGCCGCGGGCGTGAACACGAACTGGCTCGACGTCGCGATGCGCACGGGCAAGACGCAGCAGCACGACGTGAGCGTGCGCGGCGGCAGCACCGACACGAAGTACTTCCTCGGCGGCTCGTACCTCGGCGTCGACGGCATCGGCCTCGGCGACCGCATCGACCGCCTCACGGTGCGCGCGAACCTCGACCAGAAGCTCTGGTCGTGGCTCAACATCGGCACGAACACGCAGGTCTCCGACATGGACCGCGGCGGCCGCGCGGCGACGTTCGAGAGCGCGTTCTTCGCGAACCCGCTGCTCACGCCGTACGACGCGAACGGCAACATCGCCGTCGTGCCGTGGCCCGAGGATCCGGTGACGACGAACCCGCTCGATGCGCTGAACGCGGTCGACGACGACGTCAACAAGCGGCTGTTCTCCAGCAACTATCTGCGCCTCACCGTGCCCCGCGTGAAGGGGCTCACGTTCACGATGAACGGTGGCCTCGACGTCGCGACCCGCGAGCAGGCGACGTACTGGGGGCTCAACACGAACACGGGCCGCTCGGTGAACGGCCAGTCGAGCGTCGCGAACACCGACCGCACCGACTGGACGTGGGAGAACATCCTCCGCTACCAGCGCGGCTTCGGGAAGCACAACCTCGACTTCACGGGGCTGCTCAGCCGCCAGGGGAGCGATCTCGAGGTGAACGGCGTGAACGGCACGGGCTACCCGAACGACGTGCTGAACTTCCGCTCGACGGTGCCGCTGCTCGCCACGCCGGTCGCCAGCGTGACGCAGTACAACCTCGTGTCCCAGATGGGGCGCCTGAACTACGGCTTCGACGAGCGCTACCTCGCGACGTTCACGGTGCGCCGCGACGGCTACTCGGGGTTCGGCGCGAACAACAAGTACGGCGTGTTCCCGTCGGCCGCGCTCGCGTGGAACGCGGCGAACGAGAAGTTCTTCCCGTGGAAGCACGCGGTGAACACGCTCAAGGTGCGCCTCACGTACGGGCAGAACGGCAACCAGGCGATCCGCCCGTACCAGACGCTCGCGCAGCTCGACGACCGCTCGTACCTGAACGGCGACACGCCCGCCGCCGGCTACATCCCGGTGTCGTTGGGCAACCCGAACCTGAAGTGGGAGACGACGACGTCCGGCAACCTCGGCGTCGACCTCGGGCTGTGGAACGACCGCGTGCACGCGACGCTCGACGCGTACCGCGCGAACACGCGCGACCTGCTGCTCCGCCGCACGATCTCGTCGGTGCACGGCATCACGAGCATCACCCAGAACATCGGCAAGACGGCGAACAAGGGCATCGAGCTGCAGCTCTCGACGATCAACGTCGACCGGAACGGCACGCGCGGCGGCTTCCGCTGGCAGTCGGACTTCAACATCTCGGCGAACCGCAACCGCATCGTCGACCTGTACGGCGACGCGACGGACGATCTCGCGAACGGGTGGTTCATCGGCCAGCCGATCGACGTGAACTACAGCTACAAGTTCGCCGGCATCTGGCAGGTGGCCGACTCCGCGCTCGCCGCGAGCTTCGGCGCGAAGCCGGGCTGGGTGCGCATCCAGGACACGAACGGCGACGGCAAGATCGATCCGACCGATCGCACGCTCATCGGCAGCCTGCAGCCGGACTACATCGCGGGGCTGCAGAACTCCTTCCGGTACCGCGGCTTCACGCTGAGCGCGTACGTCTACACGGTGCAGGGCGTCACGCGGTCGAACATCCTGCTGGGCACGAACCAGGTCTTCTCGGACGTGCGGCGCAACACGGTGTTCCGCCAGTACTGGACGCGCGCGAACCCGATCGACACGTACCCGGAGAACAGCAACGTGAGCAACCCGCTCAGCGTGCCGTTCTACGAGGACGCGAGCTTCGTGCGCCTGCGCGACCTGTCGCTCTCCTACGACCTGCCACGCACGTTCGCGAGCCGCCTCGGCGCCAGCTCGGCGCGCGTCTACGTGAACGGCCGCAACCTGAAGACGTGGACGAAGTGGACGGGGCTCGACCCCGAGCTCTCCAACCAGCGCGCGATCCCGCTCGAGCGCACCGTCACGGGGGGGATCAATGTCACGTTCTGA
- a CDS encoding FadR/GntR family transcriptional regulator, with the protein MSNPEGPVEASLTPIARQRLADDLAQRISRLIQAGTYHAGDRLPAITSMARQFGVGSPTVREALRKLEAVGVVDIRHGSGVYVTGTADSLVISNPVFEGRATKKLLVDLLEARTPIEVTTATLAATHATAADLDAMRELLANAGASLDDAMVLNATNLAFHGRIAAASGNVVLRQLLEVLSRLFREEQRLIIDIFGSRRRDHDEHLAILDALERRDPALAAARMQAHLDGVRDVLRRWEPERD; encoded by the coding sequence ATGAGCAATCCTGAAGGTCCTGTGGAAGCGAGCCTCACCCCGATCGCGCGGCAGCGCCTGGCCGACGACCTGGCCCAGCGCATCTCGCGCCTCATCCAGGCGGGGACGTACCACGCCGGCGACCGCCTGCCGGCGATCACGTCCATGGCCCGGCAGTTCGGCGTCGGGTCGCCCACCGTGCGCGAGGCGCTCCGCAAGCTCGAGGCGGTCGGCGTCGTCGACATCCGGCACGGCTCCGGCGTCTACGTCACCGGCACCGCCGACTCGCTCGTCATCTCGAACCCGGTGTTCGAGGGGCGCGCGACGAAGAAGCTGCTCGTCGACCTCCTCGAGGCGCGCACGCCGATCGAGGTCACGACGGCGACGCTCGCCGCCACGCACGCCACGGCGGCGGACCTCGACGCGATGCGCGAGCTGCTCGCGAACGCCGGCGCGTCGCTCGACGACGCGATGGTCCTGAACGCGACGAACCTCGCGTTCCACGGCCGCATCGCCGCCGCGTCGGGGAACGTCGTGCTGCGCCAGCTGCTCGAGGTGCTCTCGCGTCTGTTCCGCGAGGAGCAGCGGCTCATCATCGACATCTTCGGCTCGCGCCGGCGCGACCACGACGAGCACCTCGCGATCCTCGACGCGCTCGAGCGTCGCGACCCCGCGCTCGCCGCGGCGCGGATGCAGGCCCATCTCGACGGCGTGCGCGACGTGCTGCGCCGTTGGGAACCCGAGCGCGACTGA